From one Ammospiza caudacuta isolate bAmmCau1 chromosome 8, bAmmCau1.pri, whole genome shotgun sequence genomic stretch:
- the LOC131560454 gene encoding MOB-like protein phocein isoform X1 produces MVMAEGTAVLRRNRPGTKAQDFYNWPDESFEEMDSTLAVQQYIQQNIRADCSNIDKILEPPEGQDEGVWKYEHLRQFCLELNGLAVKLQSECHPDTCTQMTATEQWIFLCAAHKTPKECPAIDYTRHTLDGAACLLNSNKYFPSRVSIKESSVAKLGSVCRRIYRIFSHAYFHHRQIFDEYENETFLCHRFTKFVMKYNLMSKDNLIVPILEEEVQNSVSGESEA; encoded by the exons GATTTCTACAACTGGCCTGATGAATCCTTTGAAGAAATGGATAGTACATTAGCTGTCCAGCAG TATATTCAACAAAACATAAGGGCAGACTGTTCCAACATTGATAAGATCCTTGAACCTCCTGAAGGCCAGGATGAAGGTGTATGGAAGTATGAACATCTAAG ACAATTCTGCCTTGAGCTCAATGGACTGGCTGTCAAGCTTCAG AGTGAATGTCACCCTGACACGTGTACTCAGATGACAGCAACTGAACAGTGGATTTTTCTTTGTGCAGCTCATAAAACTCCCAAAGAG TGTCCTGCTATAGACTACACCAGGCACACACTTGATGGAGCTGCATGTCTTCTGAATAGCAATAAATATTTCCCCAGCAg GGTTAGCATAAAGGAATCCTCTGTAGCTAAATTAGGATCAGTGTGCCGAAGGATTTACAGGATATTTTCACACGCTTACTTTCATCACCGGCAGATATTTGATGAATATGAA AATGAAACTTTCTTGTGTCACCGGTTCACTAAGTTTGTGATGAAGTATAATCTCATGTCCAAGGATAACCTGATTGTACCAATTTTGGAAGAAGAAGTGCAAAATTCAGTGTCAGGGGAGAGTGAGGCATAA